In Oscillospiraceae bacterium, the sequence GTTTTCGAAAAATCTAAAATAGATCTACGGTTGAAGCGATACGTAAATTCATCAAGATATGATTGAATATACTTGCCGACAATTCATGAAAAGTACCGTCAATAAACAGTTTCGCGTTACCAACCTTACTACCTATGACGCTTTCTAATAACGATTTCCATAATAAAAGCGAGCGCCGGAATTCCATTTGGAATTCCGGCGCTTTATTAAAAATTACTTTATTTCTATCATGCTCTCATCCCACATGGACGGAGCTGAATAACCCATGAAATTTACAAGCGTAGCTGCGATATTTGAAAGCCCGAATTGTTTTCCTGATTTTACAGTATAAGAATCCTTTGCGTAGTTGTCATAAATAATACATGGGACGGGATTTAAGGTATGGCTCGTCTTTGATTTTTTATTTCCGTTTTTATCGACTGCGGGAAGGTGAGTCTTTTTATCTATTTCATACATTTCATCCGCGTTTCCGTGGTCCGCGGTTATTAAGCAAATACCCTTTGCTTGATCGACAGCGGCGAGAATACGTTTCAGGCAAATATCAAGCGACTCGACTCCTATAATGGTTGAGTCAAGAGAGCCGGTATGTCCGACCATGTCTCCGTTCGGAAAATTGGCACGGATAAAACGGTATTTTCCGGATTTTATGCTGTCCACAAGAATATCGGTGATTTCCGCGCATTTCATCCAGGGACGTTGTTCAAAAGGAACAATGTCAGAAGGAACCTCTATATATGTTTCGGTTTTATCGTCGTATTTGCCGGATTTGTTTCCATTCCAGAAATATGTGACATGACCATATTTTTGCGTTTCGGAAACAGCAAGCTGAGTTACTCCCGTGCCGGCGAGATATTCACCCATTGTATTTGTAATTTCAGGTGGATTTACAAGGAAACGGGAGGGAATATGAAGATCGCCGTCATATTCGAGCATTCCTGCATAGCAAACCTTCGGGAAACGCACACGGTTAAAGGTTGTAAAGTCTGTTTCCTCAAAAGCCCGTGAAATTTCTATTGCACGGTCACCGCGGAAATTAAAGAAAATCACGCTGTCTCCGTCGTTAATCGTCCCCACAGGCTTGCCGTTATCCGCTATGACAAAGCCGGGAAGATCCTGATCTATCGCATGGGTTTCTTCTCTGTATGTTTTAACTGCTGCTTCAGCGGAAGGAAACTGTCTTCCTTCGCCGAGTACGTGTATATGCCATCCGCGTTCAACCATAGCCCAGTTGGCTTCATATCTGTCCATTGTGATGTTCATTCTGCCGCCGCCGGATGCTATTCTGGCATTGAAATGGCTGTCATTGATAGAATTAAGAAAAGCTTCAAACGGCAAGATATAATCAAGGGCGCTTGTTTCTCCGACATCGCGTCCGTCAAGCAGGGTATGTATACGGACAAGCTTGATGCCCTCGGATTTAGCTTCGGTTATGAGAGCCTTGAGATGATCAATGTGAGAATGAACGTTTCCATCGGAAAACAGACCAATAAAATGCAGCGTAGAGCCGTTGCTTTTGCAATTAGTAATTATTTCTCTCCATCCGCGTCCGGAAAATAATGCTTTTGATTTGATAGACACGCTGACTAGCTTTGCGCCCTGTTCGAAAACCTGTCCTGCTCCGATAGCATTATGTCCGACTTCGGAATTGCCCATGTCATCGTCGGAGGGAAGTCCGACTGCGCGTCCGTGAGCTTTGAGGGCGAGCATTGGATAATTATTCATCAATTTGTCAAGCACCGGCGTACGGGCAAGTTTGACGGCATTGCCTTCTGACATGGGCGCAAGACCTACGCCGTCGAGAATTATCGCGACTACCGGACCAGAAATATCCGGGGATACTGTAAGCTTGGTAAGTTCAGCCATTAATTTTTACTGCCTTCATCTTTCTGCTTTTTGGATTTGCGCTTATTACGCACAATAAATATTATAATGATAATTATAACAGGTATGACGATAAAAGGCAATACCGTGACAAGTGCAAGAAGCAGAAATTCACCAAAATCAATAAGCGCCTTCCATGAATCCTTTAAACGCTGTAACAGTCTGGTAAGAAGCGGATCTGACGGGTTCACTTCCTTCGAATAATCATATACTTCGTTAAGTGTGACAGTGACCGTAGAATAAGCGATAAGCGCATCGTATTTGTTAAGTGTACCCGTAAGAGATTCGATAT encodes:
- the gpmI gene encoding 2,3-bisphosphoglycerate-independent phosphoglycerate mutase gives rise to the protein MAELTKLTVSPDISGPVVAIILDGVGLAPMSEGNAVKLARTPVLDKLMNNYPMLALKAHGRAVGLPSDDDMGNSEVGHNAIGAGQVFEQGAKLVSVSIKSKALFSGRGWREIITNCKSNGSTLHFIGLFSDGNVHSHIDHLKALITEAKSEGIKLVRIHTLLDGRDVGETSALDYILPFEAFLNSINDSHFNARIASGGGRMNITMDRYEANWAMVERGWHIHVLGEGRQFPSAEAAVKTYREETHAIDQDLPGFVIADNGKPVGTINDGDSVIFFNFRGDRAIEISRAFEETDFTTFNRVRFPKVCYAGMLEYDGDLHIPSRFLVNPPEITNTMGEYLAGTGVTQLAVSETQKYGHVTYFWNGNKSGKYDDKTETYIEVPSDIVPFEQRPWMKCAEITDILVDSIKSGKYRFIRANFPNGDMVGHTGSLDSTIIGVESLDICLKRILAAVDQAKGICLITADHGNADEMYEIDKKTHLPAVDKNGNKKSKTSHTLNPVPCIIYDNYAKDSYTVKSGKQFGLSNIAATLVNFMGYSAPSMWDESMIEIK